Below is a window of Corvus cornix cornix isolate S_Up_H32 chromosome 2, ASM73873v5, whole genome shotgun sequence DNA.
TATCAAGGGTGTGTCCACCCTTGCTGATTCAGAACTTTGCAATATGGTGATGCTGCCGATAAACATAAACCAGCTTTGGTAACGAAACCTCCTTAGTGCATGGAGCTCACTGAAACCACAGGAAGACCTTGGCGTTACATAGAAGATGCTCTGAACAGTGCCTGCAGTAGCATGTTGTGTCTGCACTgttaaacaaagagaaaaaagcagcccggcttctcactttcttttccattgtttaagagcatttacatttttgctttatatttttatttttatttttttgtttaatttcaccTACTTTACCtctacaaataaagaaaaaattccaattGTTAATACTCGGGAAAAGCATTAGCAATTGCTCTGAAATATCACTTTctggtgcttttcttttttttaatgaaataattggAAGAACAATATTGTGTCTACATAACTCAAAAATAGCTGTTATTTTAACTGAGTGTGGGAGACCGTGGTGGTGTCAGAATCTGGAACAGTCACCCGTCAGTCAGCTAACCTCAGGGTGTACTGCCTCCATCCGAGCAGACACAGCTTCTCGGTACTGTAATTCCTAAAGACTTCTCCCTCACCTGTCATTTTTGAAGAGCTATTGTCCTGAATTCAGCAACCAATACTGTAATTCCCATACACACAACCACAGACAAAGTCTGACAGTCATTACTATACATGAGCTCTAAGATTTATCCTCCAGTTGACCTAAATACATCTCTACCTGTTGCATATCAGGAATCTGACAATCTCATTCCCTAGAACAGTTCTAAGGAGTTAAGCAAGTTCAGTCGCTCACAATTGCAAATGATTTTCATAACTGTACAATGGAGACAGTCACAGGAGACATCAGTTGTCACGTTCCCACTCCACTGTGGGGATTTAAAGAAGAATGAAGATTTTCTGGCGGGGGTAACCTAGACATGTAAGAATTAGGAAaccaaaaactgaaaatataattgGAGCCTGAGccttatttcagttttcactgtAGGAATTCTTCTACCTGTGTTATTGGGTACTATTTTCCCCCCTACACCATTTTATGTTCTCGTTGCGCTCTCCTTATCATTCCCCTCCCGTTCAGCTTCAggagggagaaataaaaaagaaaatgcatataATTAAGGAATTggtatttttagtatttcaggACTAAATTTTTGGCCTGGGTAACTTAAGTAGTTGTTGTGTACCCTATCCTTTGCCAACAGCTGTTTAGGTAGCACAACATTCAGAAGGTCTGTAATGAAGGCTGTGAACCCTTAGCTACCAACCATGAGGCTACTGGCTGACATTATTTCTTTCACCTGCTCATTTTGCAGGTGCTGTAAACAAACCTAAAACAAACATGCATCACCCCCAGCTATAGTCACCTTCCTCAAGTCACTCAAATTACAGAAAGCTAtagaatctgattttttttagaaCACCTCTCTTAACAGTTTGTAGATGTCAACTAAAAAATGGTACTTACAAGTGTGTGATACCAGTACTCCTGCCTAACAGATGGAAAAATTGAGACAAAGGCAAAATTACCTTTTCAAGATTATACAGCAAGTCAATAGCAGAGTACAATTACAATTCAGAGCCTTCTAGTTTCTAATCCTATAATCCTCTTTCCAAAATCTATTAAGCACAACCAAATATGCTGTTTCAGTGATGAACCATGAATGCTCCATTCTTTTGAATACTCCACCCCAGGTACCACAAACTGACTGTTCAGACAATGACATATGAATTGTTTACACCCATGATAAACATTTGAGTTCAAATTACTTCAATCTCAAGTTTCTGACCAGTAGCCCTACATTCGAAGGgtttaataaggaaaaaatttttcctcattGTAAGTTGTTGAAACAAGCTGCTCAGTCAGCATTGTATAAAAGCTTGTCTTAGGTTAAAGGGGGAgatgaaaacagtaatttgtGCCTCCCTCTGCTGCACAGTAATCCTAGCCCTAAATTTCACTCATTTTCTGAGTGTAGACTGTATTTGACACCAGCCTGGCAGAGTGAACTTGTCCTAGGGTCCTACACATTGCTGAATTCAGAAAGTCTGGCCAGActgcagctcctcaccctgGCAACTCACACTTGCAGGTCTCTCTTAACCATCTGACACTGCTCTTGGCAAGAGAGCCCTGGTTTGAATTGCTCCCCAGTGACCCACCAGCACAATTTGTCTTGTACCAGTGAGCTGCCTTTTCCTGACAGAACCAAGGGGCTGGATGAACTATTTGAGAGGCACTAAGACCAGCTGGCAACTGTCTTtcctaaaaaacccaaccaaccaacagaCACTCACTTCATGTCATGTCTAATCCACAGCTCAGTCCTTATCATCCACCAGAAAAGCGGGTAGGGCTGgaaatcactgtttttttctggacatAAATACACTGTTTACCTTACAGGTGTACCAATAGTTAACCTCACAAGGTATCACAGAGGTTCACAGCACACAggccttttcttctgctggaacAAAACACACACCTAGGAATGTGTACCACTAACACTGAGAATcagagcttttaaaatcttcagttCCTAAGATTAAACTGATTAACATGTTTAACTGTCAAGGCATGTTAAAGgtgtaaaatatttccaagaaatttctgtgcttacattttattttcatgcacaAGCTGCGGGTGTTTAGAAAACAGTTGCTCTCTTTCATGAGTGTCCAAATTTCAATCAAACCTTTTGAAGTACAGCAAGTTTTACACTACTTCAAGGTTCTTTGAGTAGCCTTACACATTTTGATTCAATCTGTCCCTCTTTAGTTAGATGAAGCTAgccctttctctctcccctcatTGCCATGAATTCGTTTGAACCCCCCTTAAGATGGATGCATATGTTAACTAacctgctcctctctctctccaaacCCACATTCCCAGTGATAAAAGATAAACCACCCAACATATGAAAAACCAGTCAATAATTATTGCCTCTGCTTAGCCACAGCTTTCCAGGTTTAGATTCGCATTGTCTACAAGCACCGagtaaaaatgtattaattataAAAGTTACTGCAATTGTAAAGTTGTGGAATGGTAACTGGGCAGAAAAGGCCTTCAAGTCATCATACTGTTCAATGTTACAGCAACTTCAAACACAGTGCTCAGCCAATTTCACCTTTCAAGAAAGGTACTCACAGTACTCTGGCAAACTTGTAGCTATAACAGGACAGTTGTCCAAAAGTTTAGTTTGGTACCATTTGCTAAGAACTTGCAGTTCAGAGGAAGATCAAATGCTCCTGCCTCTAGCAGAGCCATGTTCCTCAGAGAAGCGTAAGAAGCACCACTGGGGACTGAAGCAATTTTGGCTCTGATTAATTAATGGGTGCCAATCCACTAGTTTGCATTCAACATTATGCTTGGCCATATGACCTCCGAAGCATTACTGCTCTCAGTCATTCACTCCACACCTGTTAGGAGAATTGTTTCAAGgttcacaagaaaaaaagaatattcttAAGCCTAACCGATCTATGAGAGCAAGCCTAAAGCTTTGCAGAATCTTAAGTTAGATGGAATCTGAAATTGCTATTTTGATCTTCTTTATGTAGACTCTACCCAAAATGGTTTACAATCTCCACCCAAAAGGTCATGATTCCTTGGTTCTTTGGGCTCAGATTTGGGAAACTGTAGAATAGCAGGTACAGTGTCAAGAGAAGACTTCTGTGGGGAAGATAAAGCTGTGAACACTGTGAATGGTCAATATATCATTAAGTGAGGACTTAAGACACAAAAACCTTAAAAAGTGTTTATAACTTTATACTGGTTAAAATACCACCATCACCCTTCAAACCCAATGATAAGCAGCAAGGGTTTACACTGGCATTACTGAAGCTACCGGGGATTATGTCAGCTATGACtcaacagtttaaaaaaaattgctaccTCACCTATGAACCAAGCCAAAAGCTAGAACATTATCTGTCAATGTAACATGATTCATACCATTTGGTACTCAAGAGTCCACCTGAGTTTAAAACTCTTGGTTCTGTTATCAACATCTTGGGGGGCAGAGGAgtgtttaagaaaaaacccacagtatATTGTAATAATGAACACCAATggagtttattttcattttgctttaattaaacTCAAATGCACCTCAGAGTCCAGTGATCCAGCTTCACCCTTACTAATTTAGCAGTGCGGTGATTTTAAGGCTTCACGACTAAGATGACAAGAGGTCCTGAAGGCTGTTATTTCCCACTTCAGTTCTCCGCATCCACGGCCTGAAGTTCCGGAGCGGGCCGTCAAGATCGCACCTCGCTCTAGGTGTGCGTTAAGATGGAACACTGCCGCACGCAGCACTTTGCCACCCGTGtccccagcaggcagctcctggcGGCCGCGGGCAGCCTGGTGACAGGGACACGGCAGCGGGGGGCTCGGGGCCCGGCACCAGCTCTGCGCCCTGCGGCTCCCGGCCGGCGCTACCCCTTGCGCTGCTTGTGCCGGGGGTTGCTCCTGCAGCACACGTAGAGCCGCCCGCGTCGCCGGACGAAATAGCAGTCCTTGCAGCGCCTCCTCAGCGCCGTCTTCGTCTTCAGCCCGGCcagcagcggcggcagcggcggcccGGGCGGCGGCGCACGGCCAGCAGCCCGCGGGGCGCCCGCCACGGCGGCGCGGCCCAGCCCCCAGACACcgcgggcggccccgccgcaCGCCCCCACGGGCCAGCGAGCACAGCGAGCGCAgcgggcggccgcggcggcggccctgagcaggcagggagagcatgCTCGGCGCCCTGCGGGGACAGCGCGCCGGTCAGGACACACGCACGCTCCcgcttcccttctcctctcccgCCGCTGCGTCCCCACCACCCCCCCGCTGAGGACACCCGCCCCGCCGCCCACTCACCTCACCCCTCACCGCCCGCGGCCTCACGGAAGGCGCCGATCCCCGCCCGCGGCCACGTGTCCGCCCCGCCGCCGGAAGCGCGCGCAGGGACCGGGGCGGGGCGAGGGCCGTGCCCGCCTGACCGGGAGTCACGTGGGCAGCGCGAAGATGGCGGCGCCCGCCGCGACCTTCCGCTGGCTCCTGCCGCGGAGCCGCCCGCTGCTCTCCCGCCCGGGGCtggctgccgccgccgccgcccggccctACGGTGTGCGGGCCTCCGACACCGGCGAGCTGGTGACGCACACGGGGCAGGTGAGCGCGCGGGGCCCGGTGCTGCCGCCCCTCCGCTGCCCGGGGAGGGCGGCGGGCGCGTCCCGCCGGTGCCTGCAGGGAAATCGCGCCGGGGCCGCGAGCAGCGCGctggtgtggtgtggtgtgaTGTGATGTAACGGGGAGGCTTTGgttggacatcagcaggaatttcttcacagaaagggtggttAGGCATTGGAATGTGGTGGAGTCgccgtccctggaggtgtttaggAAATGGCTGGATATGGCGCTTAGTGCCATGGTCCACTTGACACGGTGGGCGTTCGGTCACTggctggatttgatgatctcagaggtcttttccaacctcattTATTCTGTGAGTCTCCGTTCAGTGCGCACAGTGAAAATTCATGCTCCTGCATGATCCGTACGCAGGAGGTACGCGCGGTTTcggaagaaaacaaaaaaatccctgttaaTCAAGTTCAGGGTCCTTGGCCATTTCTGAGCTTTCTGCTCCGAATCCGGCTTGTGACCCAGCCGAAGAGTTGACAGGCGGAGGCACCCTTGTGTCAGTGCCTTGTAACTCCACGGTGCCTCTTTTGCAATGGAGAAGCTGAGCATGAGGGCGAGGGAGGCTCGTGTGGTGCCTTGAAGAGATTTGAGAGAGGATGGCTGGTGGAGCTAACCTGGGAAAGCTCGCACTGTGGTTATTTACCtgaatagaaataaatacaaaacctGAATTTCCCACCTGACAGGTATCAGTGTGAGATCAAGGAATAGCATTTTAAGTAACACGTCTATGTTCACCTCTGCAATCAGAGCTAAGGTTTCTGTTTACTTGCTTTCATGCCACCCCCCACACCaccagtttctttttcttttctgctttccaacgtggaatttattttcatgtgtgaGAGAAATGAAAGCTACTTCTGTATACTACATGCTTGTAAGGTGATAATGTTTGAAACTAAGTAAACAGTTCAAGCTATCTATTTTCTAAGTCTATGTTTATAGTTGCTGCTCTTTAAATAAGATCAAGTTTATTTTACACTCTAGGTATATGACGAGAAGGATTACAGAAGAGTTAGATTTGTTGGACGACAAAAGGAGGTAACTCATTCTACTTTTTCTCATGGGGGAGGGGatagtttgtggttttttttttctttgtaccTGATAGAAGTGTTTTCAATTtcattgtcattaaaaaaaaccccaacaaccaaGAAAATAACTAAACCCAAACCCTACAACCAAAACCgatcaaccaaccaaccaaaaccgAAAAACCCCTACCAAATCCAAACTGCTTTGGATTGTGGGTTTcagtggggctttttttgtcactacagtgaaaatttttttaaggcagtttATAGTAGCTTTTGTCTACTTCCCTGCTTTTGATAGACTTGGAAAACTCAACTTGCTCTACATCTGTTAAGTGCTTGCATTTGTTGTTATAGTTGTAGGCATTTGAGCATAACTTGAAATAGTTTTTGTTTCAAGcatgtgttttaataaatttttagtATGTTTTTAGTGCATTAACATTGAGAAAAATTACGTAATTAAATACTCTGCTGAATTGTTAATTTGTTTATATATCTGTTTACATATGTGTTTTGAAGCTTAATTTGCTTCTGTGTCATTAAAATTCCGATCTTTaccaaactgaatttttaatgagCCTGAGAAGCGTTTGCTGCAAGTGGTGTaacaaataaaagtaaaacGTAGAGCATTCTGAAATAATGAAGCCTCAAATGCAAAGTCTAGTAATGCCAGCATCATCCAAGTGCAGTGCTGTGAAGGTGgccctgttgctgctgcttaAAATTTCACATATCCACTCTCTTGGTAAGTCTTTTAGCACTGAGGTTTTCTGTAATGAtcaagcagcacagctccatgaGGGATCTGCTGGTCTTTGGGATAGAAAGAGAACTGTGTCAGCTAAATTGTATTCCTCAATGCCTGAGCCTTTGAATAGTGCCTTAATGATGTAAATGTTTATGTGTAGCAGAGACATTAAATATAAGGTGTGGTAGATTTTTAATGTAGTTGCATATAATTATTCTCTTCCTAAATTAACCTGAACTAATTACACTGATTTCCGAGTTTTCATGTTGAGTTTACCTCACTGTGTGACGGGTACAATTTAACTCACGCTGTGTGACAAAAATGGGGATTCTAcacatgaaataattaaatgaaaatgtcactTAAAATGCTGAATTAGCTTACTTCAGGGAGGATAGTTGGCAAAGTAGGTCTCTCCCAAGTGTACTGCCTGCATCTCTGCTACTTCTCTAACTTTGTAGGAAATGCTCCTTAAGCCTAATTCTCCACGGGGCAGTGGTCACTCCAATGTGCTTTGCCATCAGGTAATTTCAGACTCCATGTGGCGTGGAACACCCAGGGTTTTCAGTTCAGcccatttcttccttctctagCAAAAGCCAAGCTCTAAGTCTGCTGAGCATGGTTTAACGCTAAGTTTTAATGGTGAAATTGGGACAAAATTTGCATGTTAAATACTTTGAAAGATGTGTGTCTATTAATAGGATCTCTCTCTAGGGGCTTTGCCATTATGTGACAGTGTGTTTCAGCTGCCAATATTAGGGTTGACAGCTGTGTCTGTAGTCTGAATGTTGCCTTGTTTCTGAAGCAAAAGCTCTCCTGGTGACTGTTCTTTCTCAGTCACATCTTCCCTTTGCCTTCAGTGTGGTCCAGGTGGTTGAGTCCTGCTTGGGATCAGCCCAGTCCAGCCATGGCAGCTTTCCTGTCTGGGGATGCAACTTCTGGACTCCCCCAGTCAGGGTGTCTGGGCCTGCGTGCTTCACTTGTCCAGGGACATGGCCTAGAGCATGTGCTTATTGTCCCCTCGGTTCTGCCAGCCTAGTTATTAGTGAAATCCATGTGTTTTAGCTAAAATCATTGTTCTCTGTGGAGAACCGTGGGTTAGTGCTCTCTGGCAAGGGCCTAAAGCAAGAAGCTGTGAGAAAACTGAGCATGGCAACTGCTAAACTGCATCTGCCACAGTCCAACCAGGTCATCCTGCCCTTCTGTAATCCCTGAGGTAGAGCAGGACCTATTTCAACACTGCCATTCCCTCTTCAGCTCTACCCTTTCATTGGGCtggtgcagcagctgaagatgTGAGGAGGACTCGCCTCAGTGCCTTCCCTGTAGATCTTTGGACCTGGATCAAATCCAAGTTTGGTTTTATCTGTTTGGTGTCCCAGACCATGTACTGGCACAGGCGGATAggtgggaagaggaagaaacgAAATTGTCAAACTGGCActgtggcaggaaaaaaatagcccATTGATTTATGCTTGGAGCAAGACACATCTGGATGTGATGAGGGAATCAGCCCCTTCGTGCTAAGTACTGCTGTGCTTTAGTTGAAGGGGTATGTTGTAACTGCAGCcacttggtttttttgtttcttttgttttttatggcatttttttccagtgaattcCTAGACTGTCTCTTGTTTGGTAGGCTGAACCACAGACAGGTCTTAGGTATACAGTGGATGGGAAGTTTTTGCTTCCCTCTCTTCACGTAAGTACCTTTTGTGGTTAAGAAATGTTGAGATGAGTGGAGTTCTTGCTTCTAATCT
It encodes the following:
- the NDUFS6 gene encoding NADH dehydrogenase [ubiquinone] iron-sulfur protein 6, mitochondrial, translated to MAAPAATFRWLLPRSRPLLSRPGLAAAAAARPYGVRASDTGELVTHTGQVYDEKDYRRVRFVGRQKEVNKNFAIDLIAEQPVSQVESRVISCDGGGGALGHPKVYINLDKETKTGTCGYCGLQFKQKHH